The genomic segment CGCGTTCAATAAACACCCCTGCATAGCAAAAATAATCCTTGTCGTCCCCCAAGATCATCTCGAAGAAAGCAAAGCTCTCCTGCAAAAATATCAGCTAGAAAACATCTCGATTGTGACTGGCGGCGCCCGTCGTCAAGACTCCGTACTCCGTGGTCTACAAGAGGTTCCAGAGTCAATAGATATTGTTTTGGTGCACGATGGGGCCCGCCCCATGGTCAGTGCCGAGCTCATCAGCCGTTGCTATAAAGGCGCCCAGCAATACGGGGCTGTCATTGCCGCTGTGCCGGTAAAAGACACCCTGAAGAGGGGCGCAGGCAGAATTGTGACTGGCACCGTTGACCGCGAGGGACTATGGCAGGCCCAGACTCCCCAAGCTGCCCGAAAAGCTCTTCTCGTCAAAGCCTTTAAGGAAAACGGCATGAGAAATGTCACCGATGAGTCCACCCTTCTGGAAGGGGTAGGAATCCCCGTAACCCTGATCGAGGGATCAGAGACCAATATCAAGATTACCCGCCCTGAAGACCTCATCCTAGCTGAAAACTTCCTCAGAGAAAAAAAAGAACCCATGCAAAAAATACGCATTGGCCACGGCTTTGATGCCCACCAGCTGGTCGAAAAGAGAAGGTTGATACTGGGCGGAGTAGAGATCCCCTACCACCTGGGCCTTGCCGGCCATTCCGACGCCGACGTTCTTGTCCATGCCCTCTGTGATGCCCTGCTCGGAGCCATTGGCGCAGGTGATATCGGCCGCCATTTCCCCGACAGCAGTGATGCCTTTAAGGATATCTATTCCATCAGACTCCTCGAATCGGTCATGCAAAAGGTAGGGGAGCTGAACTACAAAATCGGCAACGCCGACATCAGCGTGATCTGCCAGGCACCAAAGCTTGCGCCCTATCTCAAGCAAATGCAGGAGATCATCGCCACCAGCTGTGCCTGCCAAATCAGCGATATCAATATCAAGGCCACCACCACCGAAAAGATGGGGTATACAGGCCGGGGCGAAGGTATCAGTTGCCATGCCGTCGTCCTTCTTCAACAATAAGGTAGACCATGAATATAAACAGCGAAAGAGTTGCCCAGATATTTACCGCACTGTGCGAGATCAGCTCACCTTCAAAAAACGAAAGGGTAATTGCCAACTATCTTAAGGAGATCTTCAGAGAGCTGGGTGCCACGGAAATTTACGAGGATAATTCCGCCGAACAGACCGGCTCCAACAGCGGCAATATCATTGTTCGCTTTGCCGGATCCTGCCCCGAACGCACCCCCCTCCTCTTTGCCTGTCATATGGACACTGTCCTGCCGGCAGATAATATCGAGGTTGCCCGAGAGAACGACACCTTCACCAGCGCCGGCGAAACTGTGCTCGGCGGTGACGATAAGTCAGGAATCGTGGCCCTGATAGAGGCATTCACCCTGATCAAAGAAAATGACACCGAACACGGAGCCATTGAACTGGTCTTTACCACCTGCGAAGAGATCGGCCTGCTCGGAGCCAAGTACCTTGAGTACGACAAACTCCAGGCAAAGATGGGCTATGCCCTTGATGCCGGTGGTAGTGACACCGTTGTCACCCGGGCCCCGACAGCAAACAGCATTGATATAATCATCCACGGACTGGCAGCCCATGCCGGCCTCAGCCCGGCAAAGGGGATCAATGCCCTCACTCTTGCCGCCCAGGCCTTGGCAGGCCTGCAGCTGGGACGACTGGACGCGGATTCAACCGCCAACTTCGGCCTTATCTCCGGTGGTACGGCAGTCAACATTGTCCCCGACAAGGTCTGTCTCCATGGCGAGGTGCGCAGCCAATCACCAGCCAAGCTCGATGAGTATACGGAAAAAATCTGCACTGTCTTTCGTAAGACCGTGGCCGACTGGAGTAGCCCTGAGCATAAGGAGCAGAGACCCTCTATTGATATAGAGGTGATAAAAGAGTACGACGCCATCGTCATAAACGAAGAGGGACCGCTCATCCAGCACCTCCTCCGGGTTACCAAGGCCATGGGTATAAATATAGGAATCACCTCCACCGGAGGCGGCAGTGATGCCAATGTTTTTAACGGCCACGGTATAGAGACGGCTATCCTGGCAACGGGCATGGATCTAGTCCATACCACCGCAGAACGAATCGATCTTAAAGATATGCTTAAATTGACGAATCTTATTTATGAAATCATCAGTCAGGGATAGTATTTAATCCACCCTCATCTATGCTGCTTACAAAGGGCGACACAGTAAAGGAAAACATGTCACAGGTAAAAACATTATCCGCGTCCCAGGACTACCCCACCCACGAATGTGGTGTTTGCGGTATTTTCGACCATGAAGATGCTGCAAAGCTCACCTACTTCGGCCTCTATGCCCTCCAGCACCGTGGCCAAGAAAGTGCGGGAATTGTTACATCAACCGGCAAAGAGGTCTTTCTTCACAAAGATATGGGACTTGTGCCCGAGATCTTTACCGAAGATATCCTGCAAGGACTTAAAGGGGACATGTCCATCGGCCATGTACGCTACTCCACCACCGGTGCGTCCAACTTCACCAATACCCAACCCCTGATGGTTCACCATAAGAACCAGACCCTCTCCGTTGCCCACAATGGCAACCTGGTGAACTCCACCGAGCTCAGAAACAGGCTCGAGGAGAGTGGTTCTATCTTTCAAACCACCATGGACTCCGAGGCCGTCCTCCATCTCATGGTACGCAACAGCGGTCCCGATCTCGATAAAACACTGAGCGAGACATTCCGTGCCCTCAAGGGTGCCTATTCCCTGCTCTATATGACCGAGGACACCCTCGTTGCCGTCCGTGATCCCGATGGATTTCGCCCCCTCTGCCTTGGTCGCCTGACCACTGGCGGCTGGGTTATAGCCTCTGAAACCTGCGCCCTCGACCTCATCGAGGCCGATTATGTACGTGATATCGAGCCGGGTGAAGTTCTTATCATGAAAAGAGGTGAGGAGATGCGCTCCATCTTCCCATGGCCAAAACAGACCCCGCACCACTGCATCTTTGAGCAGGTCTACTTTGCCCGTCCCGATTCCGATGTCTTTGGTATCAACGTCTATCAATCACGTAAGCAGATGGGTAAGATCCTGGCCCGCGAGGCAAAGATTGATGCCGATTTCGTTATGCCCTTTCCTGATTCCGGTAACTATGCGGCCATTGGCTATGCACAGGAATCCGGTATTCCCATGGAGATGGGCGTGATCAGAAATCACTATGTGGGCAGGACATTCATTGAACCAAGCCAGTCCATGCGTGACTTCAACGTCAAGGTCAAGCTCAACCCCGTACGATCTCTCTTGAAGGGAAAACGGGTTATCATCGTTGAGGATTCTATTATCCGAGGAACAACAGGTAAGAGTCGGGTACGAGCCCTACGCGAGGCGGGGGCCAAAGAGATCCACATGGTGGTCAGCTGTCCTCCGACCATGCATGCCTGCTACTATGGCATCGATTTCCCAACCTCATCACAGCTCATTGCCTGCAATAAGAACGTCGAAGAAATCGCAGAATATCTGGGCCTGGACTCTCTCCACTACCTCAGCCTTGAGGGCATGGTAGAGGCAACGGGTATCCCTAAAGAGCACTACTGTCTGGCCTGTTTCAATGGCATTTACCCCATCGCCCCTGATCAAAAATATCACAAAGACGCTCTGGCAACAAAGGTTGTCAAGGGCTAGAATAAATACAGTACAGGGGGATGCCCCCTGTACTGCTTATCTGCGAAAAACCACCGAATAGTCACCTGCAGCACGAGACTCCTCCATGGCCATTCTTGCCTTTTTGATCAACCTAAACTCGGCATCATCTAAGTCCTCGTCCTTCTCAATGGAACAGGAAACGCATCCTATCGCCAGGGGCTGCTCACCAAAATTCTTCTCAAGATTCTGCAAGAGAACCCGTTGGACGATCTCTGCGGCCTGATCGGCATTGGTTTCCGGCAGGAGAAGGGCAAATTCACGCTTTGTGCAACGACAGGCATGATCCACATAGGAACGGATAGAAGACTTTAAAATCAAGCCAATCTCGGCAAGTTGTTCCTTCTCCACATCCTGCAAATAGAGCATGGCCAGATGCATGGGACGTTTTTGCCGCTGGGCACGTTCGAGTTCACGGGAGAGATGGACAAAGAAGGCGTTACCATCCTCAAGCCCCGTGGCCTCATCAAAATCAGCTATGAGCGAGAGTCTGTAGCGCAGAGCAGATTCCCGCCTGGCCCGCTCAATTTTAAGCTCCAGCTCTCTTGCCATAACCGGCTCAGCAACAAAATCCAGGGCACCTCCCTCAACGGCAGCCACATAGACATTCTCCTCGTCCGCCCCCACCAGAATGAGGCCAATGCTACGCCTTACCTCCCTCATGGCAATAAGCGCCTCCTCCTCTGCTCCTGCGGGCAGATGATCCACCAAAAGGAGATCAACCCTTCTACTACGGGTCGCAACCAATGCCTCGGCATAGTCAACGGCAGTAATCACCCTATAGCCATATCCACGGACGAGCTCCTCCAAGTTTTTCCCCAGCAGCTCTTCCTCCACCACCAAGAGCAGCACAAATGACGCTTTGCCAATCATATAAGGCTCCTTAATTCATTTTAAAGTCTTCTCTGTGCCAAGGAGAGAGCTTCCCTACTTCTTCTTCCTCGGATCATCTCCTGTTTCAAACATCTCAAAGAGATCATAAAAGAGGCGGGTTACAGCACTGTAGTGAGTGGCAGAGCCTGAGCTGGCATAGGCCTTAGTCAACTCCATGGCCTTAACAAAACTCTCCTGACTCTCCGCATCATCTCTCTTCTTAAGTGCTGCCACGAGTTTTTCTCCGACCTTCTGCTCCATAACGACTCCCAAACCTTTTTGTTTTTTCAGGCCACTATTTTATGAAGAGAGTTGCCAGCCATCAAAGCGGGCCGCAATGCCCGAGAGCTCTGCCTGCCGATAGAGCGCCTGAAAGACCCCCTCCATCCTCGCCAGATGTTCTGTCGAAATTATCCCTGCCCGCTTCAGAACAATGATCTGCCAGTCATGCCGGGCGGCATAGCGCCCGCACAGGACCCTACCCTCCTCGTCGGAGGCGGCAAAGACAATCATATTTACCAGACCAGCCTTCCACCTCTGAGCCTCAAGGCTCTCAGCACCCGGGCAAACCTCATACTGATACCAGATGGCAGAGAGATTCTCTCCACAATTTTTTCCCGCCTGCATATAACCTCCACCTCTATGATAAAATCATATCATAAGACAAGATCTCTGTTTTACATAAATAAAAATTTAGAGCGCAGGACGCAAAGAGGCAGCAGAAAGGGGTTCCCTCTCCGTGAAAAAAGAGAGGGAGGGGGGAAAAAGCCTAGAGAAGGGTCTTGGCCCGAACACCAATAAGCTCTGCGGCTATACTAACGGAGATCTCCTCGGGGGTCTGAGCACCGATGGTCAGACCGATGGGAGAGTGGCAACGATCAATATTCGCCTGAGAAACGCCATCGGCCAACAGGGCGTCGTAGATGGCATTTCGTTTCTTCTTACTGCCAATCATACCGATATAGCGAGCATCGGTCTTCAGGGCATCTCCCAGAACAGTCAGATCATGGACATGCCCACGGGTAACAATGATGATATAGGCATCTTCAGGGATGGAGAGATCGGTACAGCAATCCTCAAAGCTAGCGAGGACACGCACCTCATCAACGGTGGGGAAGCGTTCTACATTGGCAAAATCATCTCGATCATCAAGGACCACCGTGCGAAAGCCAAGCATGGCTCCTACCCGGGCAGTAAAGAGGGAGACATGACCGGCACCAAAGATATAGAGCGGAGCCGGCGGGATAAAGGGTTCGGCAAAGCAGAGCTCCGTTTCGGACTTACTAAAACATGGACTCTCCTTCTCCATGGCCTGTCCGGCCAGGGCAGAGTAGTCCCCAAGCATCACCTCATGTCCTACGGAGCAAAGAGAATCCCCCTTGGAAAAGGTGGTAGAGAGAACCGCTCTCTCACCCCGGCGCAGCAGGCCATCCAACTCCCGATAGGCCAGGGCGCAGGGACCGGTGGACTCAATGGTCTCCAGGAGGACCGAGAGATTACCACCACAGATCATATCTGAGTTAGCGGCCATCTCCTGGTCCATATCGGTAAAGGTAAGTTCTGCTCGACCATCCTTACAATCCTCAAGCATTCGGCGGGCATCACGACAGGCGATGGCCTCCACGATACCACCGCCGATGGTACCAATGGCAGTGTGCTGGGCTCGGACAACCATCTTCGCCCCCGAGGAACGCGGGGTAGAGCCGGAGCTCTCTAAAACAGTGGCAAGTACACAGGGTTCACCCTGCTCAATAAGTTCACACAGGGAACGGACAAAGGCCTTCATAGATTATCTCTCCTCATCTATCTGTAGACAGCGTTTGGCCAAACCGGGAACAGCCGGCCTGCCGTCGTTTTTTATCTCAATACTTATTTGCAAGGAACCTAACTCAATGGCCCGGAAAATAGTAGGTATCTTTTTCAGGGCAACTCTTATGGCAGACTCAAGGCTACCCCCTCTTCCACAGGCCAGGATTCCCAAGCGACCGGGAGCAAGCGATGCACTAAAATCCGCCAGACCAGCAACGGAGTAGAGAGCCTCGTTCAACTCATCTATTGTCAGTAAAGGCGAAGAATCTTGGGGCAAACGACGAATCCAGGGATCAAGGCGGCGACTGGTACTGCCACAGGGGCAGGTGTCAGCCAGAATACGACCCAGATCTCCGCTCCGATAACGAATCAGGGGCATGCCCCATCGCTGCAGGGTGGTCAGCACCAATTCGCCAAATTTACCGTCGGGCAAGGGCTGGCCTGTCTCTGGATCGGTGATCTCTAAAAATATATCGGCCTCCCGCAGGTGCATACCCGAATGGGGGGCACACTGGACGGCACCGCCAAGACCGGTTTCAATCATGCCCCAGTGCCGATAGGCTCGGCAGCCCCAGATTCTCTCGATATTATGGACAACGGCGGTGGAGGGGGCATCCCAGCAGAGGAGGACCGAGGCAATTTGGCCATGCCCAAGACCACGCCTGGCCCACTCACAGGCAAGCAGATTAAGATGGGCGGCAGGCCCAATGACACAATCCGCATCCACCTGGAGGAGGTGGTCGACGGCTGCTGCCACCTCATCCACCATTCCATGGGAGACGATGTGCACCCCGCGTCGTTCAAGTCCCTCAACGAGAAGACGACCCACCCCGCCCGGACGGGCTGTGGGCATAAGGAGAAAGGCGGTCTGCCCGGCCGCAACCAGATGAGCCATGCCCGCATCAAAGTAGTCCACCGTTGCCTGCAGATCACTCTCCGTATAGAAGATGCGCTTAGGGGCACCGGTGGTCCCGGAACTCTGCACGGTCACCGCCCGGGCAATCTCATCCTGAGAGACACAGAGAAACTGCTCCGGGCCAGCCCGAAGGTCATCGGCCGTAACCCGGGGTAGGGCCGAGAATGCCTGAAGGCTATCAAGACTTTCCAGCTCAAGGCCGGCAAAATGGCGGCGATAAAAGGGGCTCTTCTCCCGGGCATGCAGGATCGTCTTCTGCAGATATTTCAGCTGCCAGGCACTCATCTCCTCTGCCGTGGGCGCGCTGCTCTCCTCCGACATACCCATACGCCTGAGGAGAAGTCGATCAAGATGGGATAGGGCCATTGCATTTTCCTCGATACAGGGTCTCGCCATCCATTGAGGTCAGGTTATAGGCGCAAAAGGGAATGAGGCGACCGTCTGGAGAGACCACATGGATACAGCACCCCCGCAGCCTCTCAAAATCAAGGGTCCAGGCATCCTGAAAGGCCATGGCCGAAATGGCCAGGCTATGGCTGGCGGCCCGACTGATAAATCTTCCCAAATCATCCTCTAGCGCCCCGGCCATGGGTAAACTCTGCTTGACTCCGGCCCACTGCCGCTTAACAAAGGATTTAGCCTTATCGGCCCCCTCTCTGGCTGGCCTGGGAGCACAGTCACACTTGCCTCCGGCGGAGAGCTTTGTCAGCCCACCCTCCTCGGTGACCATATAGTTGCCATTAAAGGAACAGTGAGAGTGTTCACAGCCCGGAGGTTGAAAATCCGCAGCATGAACAGCACCACCGCTCTGGACCTCAAGCAGGTCCATCAGCTCCGGCAGGGTGATACGCTCTTCATCCCCGGGCGCCTGCGGATATCTGCCAAAATAGCTGACCGGCTGAAAATGAACCCCCCGCACATGGGGAGAGTTCTGCACAGCCAGATCAAGGATTGCCCCCAAATTATGATCATTCAAGCCCGGCACCACCACGGGTACCAGAACAATACCAATTCCGGCCTGAGAGAGGGCCTCAATAGCTGCCCTCTTTTCTGCCATGAGGGGACGACCTCGCAGACTGCTATAGATGGCATCTTCGGTGCCATCAAACTGAAGAAAGACGGAATCAAGGCCCGCCTCGGCCAGCCTCTGAGCATAACCCTCTTCACGGGCAATACGCAGACCATTGGTATTGAGCTGAATAAAGGGAAAGCCCCTCTTTTTAGCCAGGGCAATGAGCTCCGCCAGATCATCACGCATGGTGGGCTCACCACCAGAGAGCTGAATATTACAAAAGCCCGAAGCAAGCTCCACCCGCTCCAGCAGTTGAGAAATTTCTGCCTGACTGGGATCGGGAGCAGCCTTCTTGCCAGAGGAGGCAAAACAGACGGGACAACCCAGATCACAGCGCCAGGTCACCTCAAGAAGAGCAGTGCAGGTGTGCTGACCATGAGCGGCACAGAGGCCACAGTCATAGGGACAGCCCCTGTCCACCGCAGTAAAAGGGGTCTTAGGCTGGGAAGGAATCTTGGTCCGGGACCACTCCTTAAAGGAAGTACCGGCTCGCCAAACTACCGTTTTAAAAGCACCATGCTCAGGACACTCCTTCAACAGATAGGTATTGCCCTCAATAGTTTCATGGTGAGCGGGGATAGCCTTCAAGCAAACGGGACAGACACTTCTAGCGATGGAGTTCATAAAAGTTCACGCCCCTCTGTCGGATCACAGCCATTATCAAGCAAGATCTCCCGGACCCGGCCATGGGCATCAGCTAACAGGGAGCCACAGAGAGAGGTATTCATCTGCGGCGTACTACCATCAAGAATATCAAGGCAGCGGATACCTGCATGGGCGCTGGTTCTGCTTACAAACCACTGAGCAAACTCTTCCAGCATAAGGGCAAGTTTACCATCGGCCTGCTCCATGGCAAGCCCCTTACCTGCATAAAGGCCCAAAAGCAGATTGGCTCCGGCATAGACTCCGCAGGGGCCGGTACCGTCTCCCATGCCATTACAGAAACCCGAGGCCGCCCGGACCAGATCCGGATTTTCCCGATCCATCTCATCCAGGGCCAGCAGGACCATGATCTGGGTACAGCAATAACCCTGCGCACCTAACTCCATAACTTGCATTCCAATATCATCTAACATCTACTCCTCCTTTTTTTGCCCAACCAATAAATAGTAACCGAGCTGAGGCTGACCGCAGTTGCACGCCTGTTCCTCTCCACCGGCAAAGAGAAGCCGGGCCGCCAGTTGATGAAGGAGACGGGAATGATCCTCTACCAAAAGCAGGCGAAAGCCCGCCGCCTCTACAATCGCCTCTGTTTGCGCCCGGGGCAGGGCCCTGACCGCGCAGGAGGTCCCCCCCGCAGGGTCTCCATGACCACAGAGATCGGAGAGGAGAAGAAAAGCACCGGGTTGCAGCACCCTGTTAAACTCTGCCAGGCCCTGCTCCGCATCCGGGAAGAGGGAGAGGACACATTCACAAAAGAGGGCCCGAAAAGAGGAGGAGAGAAAGGGAAGATCATCCCCCCAGGCCTGGACCTGCCCCGTACCACGACCACGCTTAAGCTGAGTCCAGGAGGGCTCTACCCCATGGGCCATGGCTCCATAACGCGCGCGCAGACGCTCGACGGTGGCACCAAGGCCACTGCCCACATCAAGAACGGGCCAACCAGGAGCCAGCCCCACAAAGTCCGCGGCCCTATCTGTTATGGTAAACCCGCCCGGGCGCAGGGTATCCCCGGCAGCCAGGCGAAGCAGTGGCTGTTCCCAGAGAGGTACTGACTGCACCACCCTACTTATCCTCCAGCAGATGCTCTACCTGATTCATCTTGCCACCGGCCAGACTCTCGGAGATAAAAACCATATTACACTGGGGACATACCGGCAGGGCAACGTTAAAGAGAGAGTCGAGATACTCTAACTCCACCGGTTTATAGACCAGATCTACCCCACAGGCCGAACATTTCCAACCAGCCGCATCGGCTTCCGCTACCTTAATTAAACTCATGCCTGACCTCCTCTGATACGCATACGATGACTCCAGGTATTATGGACAAGATAGCCCTCAGCCAGCCTCTCAAACTCCACCCAATAGGTGACCAGGGTGGGTCGATAGGAGGCGAGCAGATGACCTGTCTCACTGTGAACAAAGGCCTTGCCGCTCTCCTCGACCTGAAGCAGGACCTTTTGCATGTCCGATTTTAGAATTCGACGCTCCTCCATGATCCTCTCCGCCTCCTCGGTAAAGAAGACCTGCACCTGAGAAAAACGCTCCACCCTGCTGGTATCCTCCTCGGCCCAGAGATCTTGCAAGAGCCCCTCCTTCAGATGGGCACGATTCTCTCGACGGGCAGAAAAGCCCGGAGAGGGACGTCCGGCAGGATCGCTCTCACTTGGAAAAATAAGGTCATAAAAGTGCATGGCCCGTTTACCATTTTTGACCAGCATATCACGGCACATGGCACAGTAGGTGACAAAATCCTCCTCCACCGCTGCCCCACGACGAACAGCCACAGCCTTTGCCAGATCAGGATTAGCATCGGAGAGGAGACCACCATAGCCACAACACTCGGTATGCTTGCCGGTCAGCCGAGGTTCCACCACCTCGATAGAGAGGTCCTGCAAGAGGGCACGCACATCTCCCTGCAGAAGGGGGTCATGCCGGGCTGAACAGGGATCGTTGATTGCCAGGGTAGCGGCCTCAACCCTTGCCCCTGCGGGCAGGCCAAGGGCACGAAGAATGGTCCAGTGAGAAATTATCTCCGCCTCGGGGATACCAGCCCGTAGGGTAGTAAGACAGGTGGGGCAGGAGACAATAATTTGGGGAGAGCCGAGTTCCTGCCACTGCTCCCGAATCAGGGCCATGGACTCATCCATCAGGGCCTTACGTCCGGACCACTCGGCGGGTGCACCACAGCAGGAGAGCATAAGACCAACGCTACCCAAACGATCACGCAGATCCTGATAGGCCCGCTCCACCGCCCCAGGATTTGAAGCAGTCAGCTGACAGCCGGGAAAAAAAAGATACTCACTGCTCACCATGCCCGGGGCATGACGAACCAAGGCGCACTTCTTGCCATTGGCAAAGGCCATGTCGCGCAGGGCAAATTCATGGGCTGCCGGTGGCATCTTATTCTTTTCCACCATCCCCCGCCGGATAGTCAGACAAAAATCAGCCATGGAAAACTCTTCGGGACAGAGGGTATCGCAGAGACCGCAGAGCATACAGGAGTTAACCATGGTATTGGCCTGACGAGTCCCCATAACAATGGCATCATTGTTATAGGCCTGACGGGCATAGACCTTGGGATAATATTTATAGTGTTTCAGATACTCACAGTTCTTAACGCACTCCATGCACTCGCACTGCAGACAGCGTTTGGCCTCGGCCCGAATCTCTTCATCGCTGTAACTTGCCTGAACAATAAGGGCGGGCACCGATTCAACATCCTCGACATTGGTATAGAGCCTTGTCTGATAGGGGCCCTCCAGCTCACGGCCTGCCACCATGGAGACACCTTGGGTAAAGCGTACAATGGAGTTGGCGGCACGACGACCGGTGGCCGCCTGGAATATAGCCGAATCCTCAGCACAGGGAGAGGCAAAGAGACCCGGACGTAGGGTGCCCAAGGTCAGACTATCCGCTTCACCCCAAGAGGAAAGCTCCGAGGGCAGACTGTCTGAATCGACAAAGACGGCATCTGCCTCGGCAAGAAGGGCGTCGAGCAAAACCTGATCAATGCTGACATCGTGAAAACTCACCCCCAGACGGGCAAGATTTTTTATCTCAGCGGCGAGAACACCCTCGGGCAGGGAAAGAGCCAAAACCTTACCAGGCTCACCGTAGAGCCTTACCGCAAAACCTCTACGGGCCAATTCCCAGGCAGCGCAGAGACCGGTCAGTCCTGCCCCCACCACTGCCACCACCTTACCACGGGCGGGCAGAGGCCTGGGCGGATCAACAGCCCGGGCATTTTCAGCACAAAATTCCTCCAGGGAATCCATGGCAATACTGCCACCCAAACCCTGACGAATACAATCATTTTTACAGGGACCATGACAGAGTCGTGCCAGGACACCCGGCAGGGGTAGGGTTTTGGCAAGCACCGTCCAGGCCTTGTCCCAACGCCCCTGCCCCATCAAGGAGCAGAAACTACGCACATCCACATGAAGGGGGCAGGCTGC from the Desulfotalea psychrophila LSv54 genome contains:
- the trsM gene encoding DVU_1556 family methyltransferase gives rise to the protein MVQSVPLWEQPLLRLAAGDTLRPGGFTITDRAADFVGLAPGWPVLDVGSGLGATVERLRARYGAMAHGVEPSWTQLKRGRGTGQVQAWGDDLPFLSSSFRALFCECVLSLFPDAEQGLAEFNRVLQPGAFLLLSDLCGHGDPAGGTSCAVRALPRAQTEAIVEAAGFRLLLVEDHSRLLHQLAARLLFAGGEEQACNCGQPQLGYYLLVGQKKEE
- a CDS encoding DVU_1557 family redox protein; the encoded protein is MSLIKVAEADAAGWKCSACGVDLVYKPVELEYLDSLFNVALPVCPQCNMVFISESLAGGKMNQVEHLLEDK
- a CDS encoding pyridine nucleotide-disulfide oxidoreductase/dicluster-binding protein, producing the protein MEQSELREWEAKCVQEEVPRCTAACPLHVDVRSFCSLMGQGRWDKAWTVLAKTLPLPGVLARLCHGPCKNDCIRQGLGGSIAMDSLEEFCAENARAVDPPRPLPARGKVVAVVGAGLTGLCAAWELARRGFAVRLYGEPGKVLALSLPEGVLAAEIKNLARLGVSFHDVSIDQVLLDALLAEADAVFVDSDSLPSELSSWGEADSLTLGTLRPGLFASPCAEDSAIFQAATGRRAANSIVRFTQGVSMVAGRELEGPYQTRLYTNVEDVESVPALIVQASYSDEEIRAEAKRCLQCECMECVKNCEYLKHYKYYPKVYARQAYNNDAIVMGTRQANTMVNSCMLCGLCDTLCPEEFSMADFCLTIRRGMVEKNKMPPAAHEFALRDMAFANGKKCALVRHAPGMVSSEYLFFPGCQLTASNPGAVERAYQDLRDRLGSVGLMLSCCGAPAEWSGRKALMDESMALIREQWQELGSPQIIVSCPTCLTTLRAGIPEAEIISHWTILRALGLPAGARVEAATLAINDPCSARHDPLLQGDVRALLQDLSIEVVEPRLTGKHTECCGYGGLLSDANPDLAKAVAVRRGAAVEEDFVTYCAMCRDMLVKNGKRAMHFYDLIFPSESDPAGRPSPGFSARRENRAHLKEGLLQDLWAEEDTSRVERFSQVQVFFTEEAERIMEERRILKSDMQKVLLQVEESGKAFVHSETGHLLASYRPTLVTYWVEFERLAEGYLVHNTWSHRMRIRGGQA